One window of Magallana gigas chromosome 2, xbMagGiga1.1, whole genome shotgun sequence genomic DNA carries:
- the LOC105321256 gene encoding ectin gives METFASIAVVVSLWVSGVLAGSWRIAEHACTTLSCGSNQFLDITYAFYGIQYWCDASNEVGILDSRCYRKQSCQICATNSWYGDPCPGTSKYLWYNYDCINIVVDGAWGDWTSWGGCSTTCGGGRQSRSRICDNPRPANGGKTCSGSSADFQDCNTAACPTAAPGQYLQLCPSGYFTCQSGSMSCIQNEFQCDCSADCDDGSDEDATYAGCTNTLECLAKAGAGTTVISLTLICLAFFLSLGMF, from the exons ATGGAGACATTTGCCTCCATAGCAGTGGTAGTTTCTTTATGGGTCTCGGGAGTTCTGGCTGGAAgct GGAGGATTGCTGAGCATGCCTGTACGACGTTAAGTTGTGGTAGTAATCAGTTTCTCGACATCACGTACGCTTTTTACGGGATCCAGTATTGGTGCGACGCGTCAAACGAGGTAGGGATACTAGACAGCAGGTGCTACAGGAAGCAGTCCTGTCAGATCTGTGCCACCAACAGCTGGTATGGAGACCCGTGTCCAGGAACTTCAAAATATCTTTGGTACAACTATGACTGCATAA acaTTGTAGTTGACGGCGCTTGGGGGGATTGGACTTCTTGGGGTGGGTGTTCGACCACGTGTGGGGGAGGAAGACAGTCTAGAAGCAGAATCTGTGATAACCCTAGGCCAGCAAATGGCGGGAAAACGTGTTCAGGGTCGTCTGCAGATTTCCAGGACTGCAACACTGCGGCCTGTCCAACAGCTGCACCTGGACAATATTTACAG TTATGCCCCTCTGGATATTTCACCTGTCAATCGGGCTCGATGTCCTGCATTCAAAACGAGTTCCAATGTGACTGCTCAGCAGACTGTGACGACGGAAGTGACGAAGATGCTACGTATGCCGGATGTACAAATACTCTAGAATGTTTGGCAAAGGCCGGCGCTG GAACCACGGTTATCTCGCTGACTCTAATATGTTTGGCATTCTTCCTCTCTCTGGGGATGTTTTAA